The DNA segment tatatttttcttaaaacgTGCAGCATGCTCAAAACGCTAGAGAGGTACCAGAAATGTAACTATGGTGCGCCTGAGGCTAATGTGTCTACACGGGAAGCCTTGGTAATGGTGAATAGTCCTCTCTATcgtatttaaattcattttttgcCCATTGATTAACTTGCCTATTTTGATCGCTGATTTTCCTCCTCATccatttctgtttttgttttacttaCAAGGGGTTAGGATTCCTGAGCTTCAACTATTtacttgaatatttttaaatggcATAATTAACTGTTGCATATTACGTCTAGCCTCTCCATATATGATGTTGTGAATGGTCAAAGGTTACCTGGTTGTGTGCATAAACGATTGGCCAGTGCAGGAATTATTACCTTAATATAGTTCCTGCTTGAAAAAGAATTTCTCTGGAACAAACAACTAAGAATTAGAAATAATGAAATACCTAAAACATAcctcttttttcttcaaaaagaaaagttgtaaTGATTATAGCTCATTCACTGTATAATTGAATTAGTTGTTGTGCTGTAAAATGTTTAAATGAGATACACAactataaatacataatttaggAATTCGAAAcagactttttttttcttaaattattattattcatgcgAAATGtagattttgtttatataaaataatattgtttatccAAAAAGTActagcaaaataaaaaatataattccaaAATATATCTATGTGTGGTTGATTTCTACCTTTATATTCAGTTAATAAACTCTATGAATAGTTCCGAAAAGCTAACTTATATAATGTAGTTTGATACGAAAGTTTTATACAAATAACAAAAGTCAAGCTCTATCTTATCAAATAATATTGGTTTATTATGGTTTTACAGACaagataaagtaaaaattaaacaaattagtgAATAATATTGtctaaaaattaacaaagtaaatcatatcaattaaaaataaaaataaaatatccatTGTTTTTGTATAACTCCGGTCTGATGCCTAAACAACTTTAAGCTTATACTCATAGCAAGCTGCATCATGTCatttatatagaaaagaaagtggaagtagataattaatttgttttgaatcTCAGACAGAAAAGTTTCTCATACCttcacatttcttttttataaaatcagttCCATTCATAAGTAATatgatttcaagtttagagattGTCATCTGTCGTTGACTTAAAGAATGTTTTCATTCTGGTGTGCATTCGTTGTGGCCATTAGGCAAACAGCATATATGTTTCTTCGAAGCCCCTTTAGTCTTTTGTTTCAcgtaattaattcatttttgacCTAGCCTTATCTTCGTTATAGCTGTAGATCTGCATGTGCTTGTGTAATTGCTCGTGCATTGGAATATAGTTTTGGTAATGTTATAAACATACATGCATTGTAAAAGGTTATTCATGatctttttgttaattaaatgcTGCTTCAAATATGTTAAAGATAGTTTTCCTACTGACAATAATTATTGATTTGTATGCCAATTTGACCCATTCAATGAAATGGCTAGAGGCGGGTATGACTTACAGAATTTGGAAGGATTTTTAGATATAATTGTGCATCCAGAACCATATATACCTGGCAATTTTATATATAGgaatcaaaacataaaagaaaagtttaattatataactTGATCTAGTTCTTTAATTTATGCATATGGTTCCCATGTCTTTCATGCGGACTTTAAGGTGGGCCTCCATAACCAATGGAACACTTAGTAGCAAACCcttaaatattgttttgaaaatttttaaactaaccTAATAGTGCAATTAATAAAGCGTGTGAATATATATCTTTTGTCCTCGTAGCAACATTTACTGTGAGTTTTTATTCATTATAGAGAGATAGTTACTTTTGCCTTTGAAGTATGATTTCTATTAGTACTTCCTTCGTAGTTATCTGATCCAAATGTGCTTAAGTTTATTCTTTCAAGGAGGAAATGTGTCACGAGCCATAGCTATTTTGTAAAATCTAATTTGAGGGTGCATTTAATTAGTCTTATATTGTTGCTAATTTTTAGCTTATGTGCCACGTGTCATTACTGGTTTctaagtaaatatttttgtgtataTTGTGAATTGTATTCTACACTCGTGCATGCATTTTTCAGcacttataattaatttataattcacGTCATCCCGTCATCATCCTTTTTGTTACTTATATCACCATAATTTCacaaataagttttataatCTGAAATGATAAATACATGTTTAAAGATAAacattaaacaatattattttattcatcatGGTACaaaaaatatgtgttttttaAATATGCTTATATTTATTTCAGTAATAAACCCTACttaacaaataagaataatatgCAGTTACATTTAAGTAGATTGAATTTTTTGTTCAGATGAAAACTTTtgaatgtaattaattttttaaagaatttaaaatattttgtgacaatatttctttaataatttagaaaaaaaattgacattttaaaaatggaaaagagtGCTTTGATTATTTCAGTTgcagaattttaaattttactaaagaAATTATGTAAGAATTTAAAagtttctactttttctttctcacatGTATAATTTTCGCTTTGAATATTCAAAATTAGTTCACTTTTAGTATTAaaagtttaagttttatttttttgtgtgtgaatgttgtaaaattaaattatcttttttaaactaagaagttaaaacataagaaatttaaattgatttattcaAACTAAagcattttaaatatatgaaaattcgGGATAAAAACAATtagattttctaaaatttcGTATTGTTTCAGAATACATCCTAAAACTTTTcttattatgattaaattttcCCCCAACTCGTGTTCAAAAGTCGTTCCTTAATTTTTGTGTATCCAATTCatgttttctctgttttttttttcactcaaccGACTATTTTGCAAATTTTAAAAGGTTGACTTTTATGGTATATCGGTTTGGTAATCCCGTTTGACGAGTTAAAACTATATGTATCACAATAAATTTAGACGATATAAAgcttaaaatatatgttttataaaagccttctatttttctattaatttcatGCACTTTTTTAAgtaactataaatataattaaatttgattctagacttttagtttttctttaactcctctcaaatttatttattttcttcaaaaagtctCTAAATGTAACTATTCACATGGTGTTATTGATAATATTGACAAGACACGTAAGCTGACATGCTTAGATATATGTCACACATGGGTAATAAAagtagaatttaaaataatattatttttttcatcgaatagtataaataatttttattggaaATCTTACCAAACTTAgctatatttaaaaactaaaaaaaaaacttattttgctAGAATTTTTACTATAAATGACCAGCTTGTGCGAATAGAGTAATGCTGGAATTGAAAGGCAGTTGTCAGGTGACTGTAGAAAAAGATTTAAGAATGGCTATATACGTATGAATTCGTATGTGTTCCTTTAATTATATAGTTTGATTTTGCAACCCCGCCTATAGGAGTTAAGCAGTCAACAGGAGTACTTGAAGCTGAAGGCACGTTATGAGGCCTTGCAACGGTCCCAGAGGTACTGATACCTCCTACTGGTCCTTCTAATATGCCTCATTTTTGTCGGTTGATATTATCATGCTGTGCCTAACTTTTACCCTCTCAGGAACCTTATGGGAGAAGATCTTGGTCCTCTTAGCAGCAAAGAGCTAGAATCTCTTGAAAGGCAGCTAGATTCGTCCTTGAAGCAAATAAGATCAACAAGGGTACTCAAGTTTCAACTTTTAATTACCAATAACCATGTGTATATCTATTAATTCCATAATGTGTATTTACTCAGTAAAAACTGTGTTTAGGCCTAGTAAAAAAACATGACAACATGTAAACTATACGaatatgcatgtttaaattttggAAGTTTGTTTCCTTTACAGACGCAGTTCATGCTGGATCAGCTCTCTGAACTTCAGCGTAAggtataaaacaattttttggtTTCTGGTACCACCGTTTAGTTAGCGTCTTCTTCTGTCATGTACCTGAGTTCACTAATTTCTGTCACTTGTGTAGGAACACTTGCTAAGTGAGGCTAACAGGTCTCTCAGACAAAGGGTAAGTTAGAACTCATCGACCTATATATGTGTGAAAATCCATCACCCCTCAAAGTATATGGTTATGGTCCAGAGATATAACAATgcacttaaaataatttttagtatcTGTGTTTTATTCAACAAATTGAATTACCAAGGATAAGAATTGTCTAATACCAAAATATATTGCAATAAGATAGAGTATAGCTTTCTAGGAAGGGTGAAACGCCAGAACAACTGATATGATATTTGTCAATTTGACAATTGATGGGTATAAACGACTCTGTGTGCTGTGTAGCAGTTGGAAGGGTATCAAATAAATCCACTCCAATTGAATCCAGGAGTTGAAGACATGGGATATGGCAGGCATCCAGCTCAAGCTCAGGGTGACGCACTCTTTCAACCGTTGGAGTGTGAGCCAACGTTACAAATTGGGTATGCAGTCATTGTTGACTCAATAATTTATCACTTTACAGTTCTCAATACTACTCTTGTaacaaaatgtatcaaatggtTCACAATACTTACGGTAGATAAAAATAGTGCATCACTGTAAGGGTTATGCTTGGGGTTGAATGTAAACATGACTAGCGTGGAAATAGTGGTGAGATGAGATAGTTTACTTGATTAATTACCATAAGtatacttatttaaatttcCCTTTTTGTCAAAgctttaaatttgaatatttttttaattatgatttttgtttaagtGCAGGTATCAGCCTGATCCAGTATCAGTGGTGACAGCAGGTCCAAGCATGAGCAATTACATGGCAGGATGGTTACCATAGTAGGGATCCCGGGTGTCGTTTCCTGGAGAAGATCCAATGCACCAgcacatttgacattccaattttatttgaaaacgaaaaaaaaaaaaaaggaaaaattgctTTGGGATGTAATGAAGCTGTAAGTGTCTACCGTGTATGATCGATGTAGGAACAAAGTTAAGCAGTGTTGTTTGTGTGTGCGCTTTCATAAAACTGCACTTCTTTGCTTCGGTTTATGTTTCTTCCCTTATAATAAGAGTAATCATAGACAAATTATAAACATCAACCTATTTTTTTCGTATATTTCATTTCTATTCTAAACTTTCGTTTTCTGTCTGTTCTATCCTTCAAAATTGTGGCATATATGAATAACTCTTCCGCTAATAAAACAAGTATGAATACCGCTTTAGTGCAAATATAACTAATTATggtcttttatttttcttttttattcttcttcttaaGTTACACCTTACTTATTGGTTATTTAATCAAAATGAtgcaatttaatattttttttcctacgTCCCATAGTTCCATATATTGCTTAGAAGttgaattcaaaaatatttaaatactccTTTCACTTTTAAACTACCTTTAAAGGACAAAATCCTAATGGACATTCCACCTTTAAATGCATGGTAATTGAATTTTACAATATCATTGGACTGAGGATTGGGACAATATTATTAgacaaattttaacaaatttggGTAAATCGTATTATTGGAAgtagaattttgaaataaaaaaaatcttactttagaacatgttattttaattaagtcaCATCCAATtccataatttcatttttcttctatttcttttaaatcttgTGTGTAGGTCGCTCCTTGTTCATgtctcttgcaccggcgatcactctctaccctcgtcagtgcccgggtgtcacatgcccaccagcttccgcttggttcgtcctcgaaccacaccgtactgggagaggctaggctctgataccatttgtaacgcctcGGCAACTTGCAGGGACTACTGACTGCCCCCACatatcaacacgaggctttctagtgtgttttgtcctcactcatacactttccgagaaaacttctcggaaggtcacccatcccataattactctaggctaagcacgcttaaccatggaattcttatgagttaggctaccgaaaagcaa comes from the Vigna radiata var. radiata cultivar VC1973A unplaced genomic scaffold, Vradiata_ver6 scaffold_359, whole genome shotgun sequence genome and includes:
- the LOC106779151 gene encoding MADS-box transcription factor 1 isoform X2 is translated as MGRGRVELKRIENKINRQVTFAKRRNGLLKKAYELSVLCDAEVALIIFSNRGKLYEFCSSSSMLKTLERYQKCNYGAPEANVSTREALVMELSSQQEYLKLKARYEALQRSQRNLMGEDLGPLSSKELESLERQLDSSLKQIRSTRTQFMLDQLSELQRKEHLLSEANRSLRQRLEGYQINPLQLNPGVEDMGYGRHPAQAQGDALFQPLECEPTLQIGYQPDPVSVVTAGPSMSNYMAGWLP
- the LOC106779151 gene encoding MADS-box transcription factor 1 isoform X1 gives rise to the protein MGRGRVELKRIENKINRQVTFAKRRNGLLKKAYELSVLCDAEVALIIFSNRGKLYEFCSSSSMLKTLERYQKCNYGAPEANVSTREALVMELSSQQEYLKLKARYEALQRSQRNLMGEDLGPLSSKELESLERQLDSSLKQIRSTRTQFMLDQLSELQRKEHLLSEANRSLRQRQLEGYQINPLQLNPGVEDMGYGRHPAQAQGDALFQPLECEPTLQIGYQPDPVSVVTAGPSMSNYMAGWLP
- the LOC106779151 gene encoding MADS-box transcription factor 1 isoform X4 produces the protein MGRGRVELKRIENKINRQVTFAKRRNGLLKKAYELSVLCDAEVALIIFSNRGKLYEFCSSSSMLKTLERYQKCNYGAPEANVSTREALELSSQQEYLKLKARYEALQRSQRNLMGEDLGPLSSKELESLERQLDSSLKQIRSTRTQFMLDQLSELQRKEHLLSEANRSLRQRLEGYQINPLQLNPGVEDMGYGRHPAQAQGDALFQPLECEPTLQIGYQPDPVSVVTAGPSMSNYMAGWLP
- the LOC106779151 gene encoding agamous-like MADS-box protein AGL9 homolog isoform X5 — protein: MGRGRVELKRIENKINRQVTFAKRRNGLLKKAYELSVLCDAEVALIIFSNRGKLYEFCSSSSMLKTLERYQKCNYGAPEANVSTREALVMELSSQQEYLKLKARYEALQRSQRNLMGEDLGPLSSKELESLERQLDSSLKQIRSTRTQFMLDQLSELQRKEHLLSEANRSLRQRELKTWDMAGIQLKLRVTHSFNRWSVSQRYKLGISLIQYQW
- the LOC106779151 gene encoding MADS-box transcription factor 1 isoform X3; protein product: MGRGRVELKRIENKINRQVTFAKRRNGLLKKAYELSVLCDAEVALIIFSNRGKLYEFCSSSSMLKTLERYQKCNYGAPEANVSTREALELSSQQEYLKLKARYEALQRSQRNLMGEDLGPLSSKELESLERQLDSSLKQIRSTRTQFMLDQLSELQRKEHLLSEANRSLRQRQLEGYQINPLQLNPGVEDMGYGRHPAQAQGDALFQPLECEPTLQIGYQPDPVSVVTAGPSMSNYMAGWLP